The region TAGCGGTCACGACATACGATGATGATTTTATAGAGAGCTTCTTTACTTCAAATACTCACGATACGCTTATGTTTGTGACTGACCGCGGACAGCTCTACTGGCTAAAAGTCTATAAGATCCCAGAGGGAAGCCGCACAGCAAAGGGCAAAGCGGTTGTAAATTTGATCCAGTTGCAGCCTGATGAGAAGATCAAAGCGATCATCCCAACGACTGACTTTGACGAAAGTAAATCTCTGGCATTCTTCACTAAAAACGGCATCGTAAAACGCACAAATTTAAGTGAGTTTAAAAACATCCGCTCAGTTGGCGTAAGAGCGATAAGCCTTGATGAGAACGACGAGCTAGTAACTGCACTCATCGCTCAAACATACGATGATATGCCAGTAACTGACCCTGAAAATGAGCTAAGCGTAGAGACAGAGGTGCTTGAAGTTGAAGAGCTTCAAAACGAGATCGACGAAGATAATGTAAATGCCGAAGAGGACGCAAACTCAGGCGATGAGACAATGCTGTTTGTCGTTACTAAAAAGGGTATGTGCCTTAAATTTAAGATCAGCAAGGTTCGCCAAATGGGTAGAACTGCACGCGGCGTAACTGGTATTAAATTTAAAGAGCCAGGCGATGAGGTCGTAGGCGCAGCAGTCATCGAAAGCAATGATCAAGAAATTTTAAGCATATCTCAAAAAGGTATCGGCAAGCGCACAACAGCTGATGAGTACCGCTTGACAAACCGCGGCGGCAAAGGCGTCATCTGCATGAAGCTAACAAGCAGAACGGGCGATCTAGTGGGCGTTGTGATGGTTGATGAAGAGCAAGACCTCATGGCTCTAACATCAAGTGGCAAGATGATAAGAGTCGATATGCAAAGCATCCGCAAAGCAGGACGTAACACAAGTGGCGTGATCGTCGTAAATGTAGATGGCGATGATGTCGTAAGTATCGCAAGATGCCCTAAGGCAGATGATGGCGAAGATGAGGAAGAAGCACCAAGCGAAGATATGGGGCTTTTGGAATAAATTTTGCTATTAAATTTTAAATAAAAGCATAAAAAAGGTTGTTTATGAAGGTTAAAATTTTATCTTTTGCTTTGATGATTGCTATTTTTGGCGGCTGCTCATTTAACGGCTTTATGGGCGAGCCAACTAGCACATCAAACCGCAACGTAGTCATCCAAAAGGTCGATAAAGACGATCTTAGAGAGGTGATGAAAAAAGAGAAGATGATATATGATAGCGCTCCAAGAGAGACCACTTTTAGAGCCACAGGCGAGGGTATAGCTCCGCTAAATTCGCTCTCATATGCTCAGTCAGTCACTCTTGCAAAAAGAGCGGCGATGGCTGATGCTTATTCTCAGCTTGCAGGCAAGCTTTACGGCGTAAAGATCAATGCTGAAGACACCGTAAGAGATGCGATGCTAAACGACTCATCTATCACTTCAAAGGTTCAAGGTCTTGTCAAAAACGCAAGGATCGTGAATGAAAATTTCAAAGACGGGCTTTATAAGGTAAATATGGAGCTTAAGATAGACGAAGATAAGTGGCGAGAAGTCTTTTCTTACTAACGATACTTTTAAATTTCGCCTTTTGCCTGGAGGAGTTTATCTTCTGGGCGAAGGTCGATACGAAAAATCAAATAGTTGCCTTTGAAGAAATTTCATTTTCTAAGGCGATGACTTTAACACTAAATCCAAAACCAAAATTTCTTTGCCAGATAGACGCTTTTAAAGATGAAAATACCACAACTCTTGGCTTTTTAAATTTACACAAAGATGAAATTTTTGACTGCTTTGCCTTAAAAAAAGTGATGATAAAAAATGAGCTAAATGTCAAAAATGCGCAGGTCACAAATGCTTCAAATTTGAAAATTTTGCCAGTTAGATTTATGGTGGAATTTAAGCCAAAATCCGCTATCATCGGCACACTTCAATAAAAAAGAGATCAAATGAATATCGTCATAGTAGAAGATGACATCAATATGCGAAAGTCGCTTGAGATCGCGCTTGGCGAGTACGACGAGCTAAAGATCAAGAGCTATAAGAGCGCAGTTGAGGCTCTAAAAAAGATGAGCGACGACACTGATCTAATAATCACCGACATAAACATGCCACAAATGGACGGACTTGAGTTCATTAAAGAGCTAAACGGCAAATTTGACGTCATCATAATGACTGGAAACGCCACACTTAATAAGGCGATCGAGAGCGTTAGGCTCGGTGTGAAGGACTTTTTAACCAAGCCATTTGACGTCTCAACGCTATATGAGGCGATAAAAAGGGTAGAGGCGCTAAAACAAAAAACCCCAAAAAGCATAAAAAAAGTTGAAACTAAAAGCGAAAATAACGGCTTTTTAGCCACTTCAAAGGCGCTTGAAGCTACGCTAAATATCGCACTAAAAGCTGCAAGAACTGACGCCTCAGTCATGCTTAGTGGTGAAAGTGGCGTTGGTAAGGAGGTCTTTGCTAAATTTATCCACGCAAACTCACCTAGAAAAGATGCGGCATTTATCGCTTTAAATATGGCTGCGATACCTGAAAATTTGATAGAAAGTGAGCTTTTTGGCTTTGAAAAGGGCGCATTTACTGACGCAGCTACTACCAAAAAAGGGCAGTTTGAGCTGGCAAATGGCGGAACGCTATTTTTAGATGAGATCGGCGAGATGCCTATAAATTTACAGCCAAAATTGCTTCGTGCCCTGCAGGAGCGTGAGATAACAAGGCTTGGCGCTACAAAGAGCGAAAAGATAGACGTTCGCATCATCTGCGCTACAAATGCAAATTTAGAGCTTGCGATGAAAGAGGGCAGGTTTAGAGAGGATCTTTTCTACCGCCTAAACACGATCCCGCTTTTCATCCCGCCACTTCGCGAGCGAAAGGATGAAATTTTGCCTATCGCGCAGGATGCTTTGGACAAATGCTTCAAAGAGTATGGCTTTGAGGCTAAAAATTTCTCAAAAGCAGCCAAAGAGGAGCTTTTGGGCTATGACTATCCAGGCAACATAAGGGAGCTCATCTCGGTCGTGCAGCGTGCGGCGATACTAAGCGAGGGCGATGAAATTTTGCCAAAAGATCTATTTTTGCAAGCGAGAAGTAAAAAATAGGTAAAAATTTAAGTTTTTGGCTAGTAAAATTATGCAAATTAAGAAAATTAAAAGAAACCAAGGAGAGCAGATGAGAAAATTTAACGTAGCGGTCGTTGGTGCTACTGGTGCGGTCGGCGAAGAGCTTTTTAGAGTTATGGAGGAGGTTGATTTCCCAGTTGGTGAGCTTTTGCCACTTGCAAGCGCAAAGAGCGTTGGCATGGAGATCGAATTTAAGGGCAAACACTACAAAGTAAAAGAGCTAACCGAGAAAGTTTTTAGCGAGCACGAGATTGATATCGCATTTTTTAGTGCAGGCGGCTCAGTTTCAGAGAAATTTGCTAAATTTGCAGCTGACAGCGGCGCAGTTGTCATCGATAATACCAGCCATTTTAGGATGGATAAAGATATCCCGTTAGTCGTGCCTGAGTGCAACCCAAGTGACATTGCCATGTGGAAAAACCGCGGCATCATCGCTAATCCAAACTGCTCAACCATCCAAATGGTGCAAATTTTAAAGCCACTAAATGACGCTTTTGGCATCAATAGGGTCGATGTTTCTACCTATCAAGCAGCAAGTGGCGCTGGCAAAGAGGGCATGGAGGAGCTTGTTGTTCAGATGCAAAAGTTTTTTGAATTTAAGCTTGATGAGTGCGAGCCAAAGGTCTTTGCACACCGCCTAGCGTTAAACGTGATCCCACACATCGACGTTTTTTTGGATAACGACTATACAAAAGAAGAGATGAAAATGGTCAATGAAACGCAAAAGATTCTTCACAAAGATATCGAAGTGAGCGCGACATGTGTGCGTGTGCCAGTGCTTAGAAGCCACTCTGAGGCGATCACTATCCATTTTGACAAAGACGTGAGCGCAGATGCGGCAAGAGAGGTTTTAAGCAAAGCTCCAAGTGTCGTCGTAGTCGATAATCCGGCTAAAAAAGAGTATCCGATGCCTACTATCTCAAGCGATACAAACGAGACTTACGTTGGCAGGATCAGGGTTGATAACTTTAGATCAAATGTGCTTCACCTTTGGTGCAGTGCCGATCAGATCCGCGTTGGAGCTGCGACAAATGCCGTCAGGATCGCACAAAAATGGATATCGATGCAGGAGTAGTTTGCATTAAAATTAATTGCGATTTTGCACCTAAATTTTAAGGAAAAAACTATAAAATACCCCCCCCCTTTTTTTTTAAATTTCACAAAAAGGGTTTTTATTGCGTAAAATATTTGAGAGAATTTTGCTTGCAAGCAACAGTTTCACGCTTTTTCCGGTAGTCTTTGGACTTTTAGGTGCGATCGTGCTTTTTATCATCGCAAGTTATGATGTCGGCAAAGTGCTTTTAGAGGTTTATAAATATTTCTTTGCTGCAGATTTTCACGTTGAAAATTTCCACTCAGAGGTCGTTGGCGAGATAGTTGGAGCGATCGATCTTTACTTGATGGCGCTTGTTCTTTATATATTTAGCTTCGGAATTTA is a window of Campylobacter concisus DNA encoding:
- a CDS encoding LPP20 family lipoprotein, with the translated sequence MKVKILSFALMIAIFGGCSFNGFMGEPTSTSNRNVVIQKVDKDDLREVMKKEKMIYDSAPRETTFRATGEGIAPLNSLSYAQSVTLAKRAAMADAYSQLAGKLYGVKINAEDTVRDAMLNDSSITSKVQGLVKNARIVNENFKDGLYKVNMELKIDEDKWREVFSY
- a CDS encoding sigma-54-dependent transcriptional regulator, whose product is MNIVIVEDDINMRKSLEIALGEYDELKIKSYKSAVEALKKMSDDTDLIITDINMPQMDGLEFIKELNGKFDVIIMTGNATLNKAIESVRLGVKDFLTKPFDVSTLYEAIKRVEALKQKTPKSIKKVETKSENNGFLATSKALEATLNIALKAARTDASVMLSGESGVGKEVFAKFIHANSPRKDAAFIALNMAAIPENLIESELFGFEKGAFTDAATTKKGQFELANGGTLFLDEIGEMPINLQPKLLRALQEREITRLGATKSEKIDVRIICATNANLELAMKEGRFREDLFYRLNTIPLFIPPLRERKDEILPIAQDALDKCFKEYGFEAKNFSKAAKEELLGYDYPGNIRELISVVQRAAILSEGDEILPKDLFLQARSKK
- a CDS encoding aspartate-semialdehyde dehydrogenase; the encoded protein is MRKFNVAVVGATGAVGEELFRVMEEVDFPVGELLPLASAKSVGMEIEFKGKHYKVKELTEKVFSEHEIDIAFFSAGGSVSEKFAKFAADSGAVVIDNTSHFRMDKDIPLVVPECNPSDIAMWKNRGIIANPNCSTIQMVQILKPLNDAFGINRVDVSTYQAASGAGKEGMEELVVQMQKFFEFKLDECEPKVFAHRLALNVIPHIDVFLDNDYTKEEMKMVNETQKILHKDIEVSATCVRVPVLRSHSEAITIHFDKDVSADAAREVLSKAPSVVVVDNPAKKEYPMPTISSDTNETYVGRIRVDNFRSNVLHLWCSADQIRVGAATNAVRIAQKWISMQE
- a CDS encoding YqhA family protein; translated protein: MRKIFERILLASNSFTLFPVVFGLLGAIVLFIIASYDVGKVLLEVYKYFFAADFHVENFHSEVVGEIVGAIDLYLMALVLYIFSFGIYELFISEITQLKQSKQSKVLEVHSLDELKDKLGKVIVMVLIVNFFQRVLHANFTTPLEMAYLAASILALCLGLYFLHKGDH